The genomic interval CTTCTCGGCGAGCCGCGCGGCCCGCCGTATCAGCGTCCGCCCTTCGGGACCGCCGGTCAGCCCTACGACGATCCGCTCACGGGAACCCCAGATCGCCGACACCTGGTGCTCACTGCGGTACTCCTGGAGGTACTCGTCGACCCGGTCGGCCACCCACAGCAGCGCCAACTCCCGCAGGGCGGTGAGGTTTCCGGGCCGGAAGTAGTTCGAGAGGGCCGCGTCGACCTTGTCGGGCTTGTAGATGTTGCCGTGCGCCATGCGGCGGCGGAGCGCCTGGGGCGACATGTCGACGAGCTCGATCTGGTCGGCCCGGCGGACGACCTCGTCCGGCACGGTCTCCTGCTGCCGGACCCCGGTGATCGACTCGACGACATCGCCGAGGGACTCCAGGTGCTGGATGTTGACGGTGGACACCACGTCGATGCCGGCCGCGAGCAGCTCCTCGATGTCCTGCCAGCGCTTGGTGTTGCGGGAGCCCGGGATGTTGGTGTGGGCGAGTTCGTCCACCAGGGCGACGGCGGGGGCCCGGCGCAGCACCGCGTCGACGTCCATCTCGGTGAAGACGGTCCCCCGGTAGGCCAGCTCCGCGCGCGGGACCTGCTCCAGGCCGTGCAGCATCACCTCGGTGCGGGCCCTCCCGTGGTGCTCCACGAAGGCGACCACGCAGTCCGTGCCCCGCTCCACCCTGCGGTGGGCCTCGGACAGCATGGCGTACGTCTTGCCGACGCCCGGTGCCGCACCGAGGTAGATCCGAAGCTTGCCGCGTCCCATGGCCCCATTGTCTTCCCGTCACAGCTCTGTACGCAGCGTCGACTTTACGGCCAATAAGTCCGACAAATGGGGTGGGGAGTGCGGCAGGGGACGTCTTTGACGCATCCCTGATGCCCGTACGGCACCGTACGGGCATCAGGGTCCGGCGCTGTTCAGGATGTTCAGTTGGGGTTGTCGCCGTGGGTCAGGGTCTCCCAGGCCACGAAGAGGTTGTTGCTGCCGGCCGGGCGGTTGTTCAGGGTGAGCGTCTGGGTGTTGGTCATGGCGATGCCCAGGCGGTTGTGCAGGGCGTTGTAGCCGACCTCGGTGACCGGTCCGAGCCCGAGGGTCAGCGAGCCGCCGCAGAGCCAGCTCGGGACGGCCGTGCCGAGCTGGTACTTGGCCTGGAACCCGAGCGCCTGCCGCAGCCGCTCCCCCACGTCGGTGCCGTAGAGGTCGGTGCCCTGGATCCGGCTGGTCTCGGCGACGTGCGAGATCGAGGAGAGGCCGTACCCGGTGTGCGTGAAGTCGCGGCACGTCTCCTGGGTGAGCCCGGTGACGAAGGTCGACTGACCCTGCCAGTAACTGACGATCTTCGCCGTGGTGTTGAGGTTCTGGCTCGGCACGGTCTTCGGTACGGAACCGTCCGAGGCGAGGTAGATGTACGCGGCCGTCCGCGTCCGGAAGAGCGCCATGGCCTTGTCGTACGACGTCTTGTCCTCCAGGAAGACGGAGATGCCGACGGCGGCGTCCATCATCGTCAGCTCCCAGTTCCCGTTGGAATTGGAGCCGTTGATGATCTCGGGCAGGTACACGTTGCGGAGCATGGTCGAGAAGCGGGCCGAGTTGGTCCACGTTCCGGTGTACGTGTACTTGATGATCTCGGCGGCCTTGGGCCAGGAGGAGCCGGCCCAGCCGGTCTGTAGGGGCGCGTTGCTGTTGGTGTGGCTGGTGATCGTGGCCGACCAGGCGTCCATGATCTCGATGGCCTTCTGGGCGTAGCGCGCGTCCTTGGTGATGTACCAGGCGAGCGCGTCGGTGTAGGCCGCGATCGCGTCCTCGCGCTCGTCGGTGCAGCCGTAGTTGGGGTTGGAGTACGAGCCGCACTCGACGACGGCTCTGGGCTTCGGGGTGCGACTCAGGCTGGCGTAGGAGCTGGCCATCATCTGGTCGTAGGCGCCCTTCCAGGGCTGGGCGCCGGCGAGGACCTCGGTGCGGGCGAAGTCCAACTGGCTCCGGGAGACGTCGACTCCGGGGTGGACGAAGGTGGCGGGGGCGGCCTGGGCGGCGGTGCCTGGCTGGGCGAAGAAGCCCAGGACCAGGGCGGTGACGACGGAGAGCAGGGCAGCGCGGCGCACGGTGACTCCGTTCTCGTATGTGAACACAGAGCACCCTCATGAACTTGGGCGTTGAGCCGAGACCATAGGTACGGACCAATCCGCCGTCAAGGGTCCGCGCATGCCGAAGGGCCGCACCCCCGGAGGGATACGGCCCTTTCGCCGCTATTCGTTCCATCAGGCGGGTCCGGCGAAGTCGGCCACGGTTCGACCGCGCTCCGAAGGGGCGCGGGGAACTGCGCGACCAGCCACGACGGCGCCGCGGACGACGGACGGCGCGACCCGGCCCTCGCAGCGGAGCGCTCAGCGGACCTCGGTGATCTCCGGTCCGCGCTGCAACTGGCCCATGCCGCCGGAGAAGCGGGAACCCGCCTCCTCCTGCTGGACGCCCTCGGGAACCATCTGGGCGTCGTTCGGCAGCTTCAGGACGATCGGGTCGCGGGGCGCCATCGGGCCCTCGCCGCGCACGACGACCGTGTCCCGGAAGATCTGTTCGAGCAGCCCGGCGGCCTGCGGCTGCACCGCGCCCTGCCCGGAGATCACCCCGCGCAGGAACCAACGCGAACCGTCCACGCCGACGAACCGCACGACCTGGAAACCGCCCGTGCCGTCCGGCAGTTGCACCGGAACCTGCGCGCGCAGCTCCCAGCCCAGCGGCCCCTCGACCTCGTCGACGATGCCGCCCTGCTGGGTGATGCCGCTGGCGATCTCCTCGCGTACCTCACCCCAGATGCCCTCGCGCTTGGGAGCGGCGAAGGCCTGCAACTGGACGGCACTGTCCTTGAGGACCACGGTGGCGGCGACGATCGCGTCACCCGCGACCTCGACCCGCAACTCCATGCCGTCGACTCCCGGCACGAACAGACCGCCCAGGTCCACCCGGCCCTCGGCGGGGTCGCCGATCTCCGAGTCGTCCCAGGGTCCGTCGGGGCGGGGCTCCGGTTCGAGCTTCACGCGCTCGACCGATCCGTCCGCCTCAGTGTCGACATTGTCGACGACCTGCTCGGCCTCGCTCGCCGCGTCCTCGGCGGCAGTGCCCTTCTTGCGACGTCCGAACACGTCACTGTCCTTCCCGGTCGGATACGACCGAAGCGTATCGATTCCCACCCGTGGTGCCGCCCACGGCGGCGTGACCGCCGGTGGACCCGAAGCCCCCCTCGGCCCGCGCCGATTCGGGAAGCTCCGCGACCTCCTGGAAGCGGACCCTCTCGACCTGCTGGACGACAAGCTGGGCGATCCGGTCGAAGCGCTCGAACCGAACCGACTCGTACGGGTCGAGATTCACCACGATCACCTTGATCTCCCCACGGTACCCGGCATCAACCGTCCCCGGGGCATTCACCAGGGCAACACCGCAGCGGGCGGCGAGCCCCGAACGAGGGTGTACGAAGGCCGCGTACCCCTCCGGGAGAGCGATAGACACCCCCGTGGGCAGTACGGCCCGTTCACCCGGCTTCAGTTCCCGGCTCTCGGTGGTCCGCAGATCGGCTCCCGCGTCACCGGGATGCTCGTACGACGGAAGCGGTACGTCCGGGTCGACGCGGCGGATCGACACGTCCAGCGGGTCACGGCTCACGGGTTCACCTCGAAGGCACGGGTACGCCGGACCTGGTCCGGGTCGTCCATGGCGGCCCGGATCTCCTGCGGGCGACCGTTGTCGATGAAGTGGTCGACCTTCACCTCGACGAAGAGGGCGTCGGCGCGCACCGCGACGGGCCCGTCGGGGCCGCCGATGCGTCCGGTGGCGGTCGAGTAGATCTTCCGGCCGGCCACGGCCGTCACCTCGGCCTCCAGGTACAGCACGGTGTCCACGGGCACCGGCCGGACGAAGTCGGTCTCCAGGCGGCCGGTCACCGCGATCGTCCGCAGCAGCCAGTTCAGCGAGCCGAGGGTCTCGTCCAGCGCGCTGGCGAGCACGCCGCCGTGCGCGAGGCCCGGGGCGCCCTGGTGGGCGGCCCGCACGGTGAACTCGGCGGTGATGGTCACGCCCTCACCGGCCCGCGCCTCCAGGTGCAGCCCGTGCGGCTGGTCGCCGCCACACCCGAAACACTGTTCGTAGTGCGCACCGAGCAGCTCGCCCGGCGCGGGCGCGTCAGGGTGCCGCACCGGTTTCACGGCGTCGGACGGAGGCTTAAGAGCTGGAGAAGTACCACTCACAGCCGCAGACCTTACCCGCGCGTCGGTGGGTTCCCGACACCGTGCCAAGCTTGGCTCCATGCAGCTTTCCGCCTCCCCCTACGACGAGCGCCTCACCGCCCCCCGTTCGTGGTGGTTCATCTCGTTCCTGGTCGGCGTCTCCTTCGCCCTGATCCTGCTGCCCTTCGGCACCCTGCCGCTGCTCGGCGGCCTGGTCGGCGGCACGGCGGTCGCATCCGTGATGGCCAGCTCCTACGGCTCGCTCCGGATCCGGATCGTGGGCGACCAGCTGATCGCCGGCGAGGCGAAGATCCCGGTGACGGCCCTGGGCGAGGCGGAGATCCTGGACCCGGAGGAGGCCCGCGCCTGGCGCACCTACAAGGCCGACACCCGCGCCTTCCTGCTGCTGCGCTCGTACATCCCGAGGGCACTGCGCGTCGAGGTCACCGACCCGGACGACCCGACGCCGTACCTGTATCTGTCCACCCGCGAGCCGGAGCGGCTGGCGGAGGCGCTGAAGACGGCCCGCGCGGCAGCCGTCTAGGGCCCGTTCAACGACCGAGTTCCTTCGGGATCTCACCCATCCGGAGCGGGTCCGGCGGGGTCTCCAGGGGCGGCAGTTCGGGCAGCGCGTCCCACGGGACCTGGGCCTTGCGCAGGTCCTTGCGGATGCGCTCGGCGAGTTTCCTGGTGTCCCGGCGGTTCATGACCGCTCCGACGGCGGCGCCGACCATGAAGGGCATCAGGTTCGGCAGGTCGCGGACCATGCGTTTCATGATCTGCTGGCGCAGCTCGCGCTTCATGTGCCCGTTCAGCGCGGCACTCATGGTCGACGGTTTGGTCACGTCGATACCGCGCTCCCCGGACCAGGAGTTCAGATACGTGGTGCTGCGCTGCCGGAGGTCGCCGGGCGGACGGGCGCCGTAGACCTCGTAGAGCTCGGCGATGAGCTTCAGCTCGATCGCGGCGACGCCGGTGATCTCGGCGGCCAGTTCGGTGGGCATCGCTGGCGGCACCGGCAGCATCGCCGCGGCACCGATGCCCGCGCCGACCGTCGATGTCGCGTTGGCGGCGCCCGCCACCAGTTTGTCGGCGAGCTGCTCGGGGCCGAGGCCCGGGAACTGCCGCCGAAGCGCCTGAAGGTCCCGTACGGGGATCCGCGGGGCTATGTCGATGATCCGGTCGGCGAGGTACGCCAGACCGGCCCTGGCCCGGCTGCCGCCCTTACGGACGCCTTCCCTGGCCTTGTCCCGGATCACCGCCGCCCGTCGCTTGGCAACGGGGGCGGCTGCGGGAACGTCCGTCGGCACCGGGAGGTCAGCCCGGTCGGCCGCCGGTTCGAGCGAGGCTGATCCAGGTACGGATGAGCCCCGCTCGTCGTCACGCGCGCCATGAGGACCGTCTGTCGGCCCTTCGTCCGCTCCCGGCTTGAGGGAGCGGCGCTTCCAGGGTGGGGTCGAGCCAGTCACGGCCGACCCCTCCTCAGTCGCAGTCGCGGCAGATCGGCTGGCCGTTCTTCTCGCGGGCCAGCTGGCTGCGGTGGTGCACCAGGAAGCAGCTCATGCAAGTGAACTCGTCCTGCTGCTTGGGCAACACCCGGACGGCCAGCTCTTCGTTCGAGAGGTCCGCTCCGGGCAGCTCAAGGCCCTCGGCGGCCTCGAATTCGTCGACGTCCACTGCGGAAGTCGACTTGTCGTTCCTACGCGCCTTGAGTTCTTCAAGGCTGTCCGAGTCGACGTCGTCGTCGGTCTTGCGTGGGGTGTCGTAATCCGTTGCCATGTCGCGCTCTCCCCCTCTGGGTGTCTGCGGTGTCTCCAGCGCACGTAACGCGTGAGAGGCCGGACTTGTGCCCGACCTGAGGCGGAGATTTTGCCTCACATCAAGGTCTGTTACTCAATCGACACCCAACCGGACCCCTCAAGAGTGATCGGCTTGGATGGCGAAGGGGACCGTACACGGTCCTCGTGCCGCTCTTCAAAGGCACCTCATCGTGTACTTCCCGTGATCAAGACCCCCGAAAACCCGGATTTTCCCGGCTTTCCGACAGGGTGCATGATCACGGAGAGTAGATGGCCTGAAAATCGCGCTTGTGATCGATCACACACGGGGTTGCCGGAGAAGCGGCCAGAAAATTCCGCGCAAAGCGAACATCCTCGTGTGTCGGCGACATGATCTCAGATGGGCAGGGTGACTCGCATCACGAGTCCACCCCCCTCACGCGGCTGGGCCGAGATATGGCCGCCGTGCGCCCGCGCCACGGACCGCGCGATCGACAGCCCGAGGCCCACACCCTTGTCGCTGCCGGTCCGCTCCGTACGCAGCCGCCTGAAGGGTTCGAAGAGGTTGTCGACCTCGTACGCCGGGACCACCGGACCCGTGTTCGAGACTATGAGCACCGCCTGGCCGTGCTGGACCTCGGTGGTGACCTCGACCCAGCCGTCCTCCGGCACGTTGTAGCGCACCGCGTTCTGCACCAGGTTCAGGGCGATCCGCTCCAGCAGGACGCCGTTGCCCTGGACGACGGAGGGCTTCCGCTCGCCGCGGATGACCACGCCCTTGGCGACCGCCTCCGCGTGCACCTGGTCGACGGCCTGCTCGGCGACCTCGGCGAGGTCGACGGGCTTGCGCTCGACGATCTGGTTGTCGCTGCGGGCGAGCAGCAGCAGACCCTCCACGAGCTGCTCGCTGCGCTCGTTGGTGGCCAGCAGCGTCTTGCCGAGCTGCTGGAGCTCGATGGGGGCGCCGGGATCGGACAGGTGCACTTCCAGGAGCGTTCTGTTGATCGCCAGCGGGGTGCGCAGCTCGTGCGACGCGTTCCCCACGAAACGCTGCTGGGCGGTGAAGGCGCGCTGTAGCCGGTCCAGCATCTCGTCGAAGGTGTCCGCGAGTTCCTTGAGTTCGTCGTCCGGGCCGTCCAGCTCGATCCGGCGGGACAGGTCCGAGCCGGCCACCGCGCGGGCGGTCCGGGTGATTCGGCCCAGCGGGGACAGCACCCGGCCCGCCATCGCGTACCCGAAGGCGAAGGCGATGATCGCGAGACCGAGCAGGGCCAGCAGCGAGCGGCTGAGCAGGTCGTCCAGAGCGTGCTGGCGCTGCTCGTTGACGCACTCGTTCATCGCGCTGTTCATCTCGGTCGCCGACGGCTGCGACGGGAAGTTGCAGGTCTTGCTGCTCACCGAGCCTTCGAGGATCTTGAACGGGAGATCGCTGCCCACGTTCAACGCGTGCGCGGCGAGCAGGTAGATGATCGACAGCAGCAGGATGCCGGCGATCAGGAACATGCCGCCGTACAGCAGCGTGAGCCTTATGCGGATGGTGGGACGCAGCCAGGGGAACGGCGGTTCGGGCCTTCTGGGGTCCCACGTGGGCTTCGGGGGCGCCTGGGGAGGCGCGGGGGTCGTGGCCACAGTGGATCAGATCCGGTAGCCGGAGCCGGGGACGGTGACGATGACCGGGGGTTCGCCGAGCTTTCGGCGCAGGGTCATCACGGTGACGCGCACGACGTTGGTGAACGGGTCCGTGTTCTCGTCCCAGGCCTTCTCCAGGAGTTGCTCCGCGGAGACGACGGCACCCTCGCTGCGCAGCAGCACCTCCAGGACGGCGAACTCCTTGGGCGCGAGCTGGACTTCCTTGCCGTCGCGGAACACCTCGCGGCGGTTCGGGTCGAGCTTGATGCCGGCGCGCTCCAGGACGGGCGGCAGCGGCACGCTGGTGCGCCGGCCGAGGGCACGCACGCGTGCCGTCAGCTCGCTGAACGCGAAGGGCTTGGGCAGATAGTCGTCGGCGCCGATCTCCAGGCCCTCGACACGGTCGCTGACGTCGCCGGACGCGGTGAGCATCAGCACGCGGGTGGGCATGCCGAGCTCGACGATCTTGCGGCAGACGTCGTCTCCGTGCACGAGCGGGAGGTCGCGGTCGAGGACGACCACGTCGTAGTCGTTGACGCCGATGCGCTCCAGGGCGGCCGCACCGTCGTACACGACGTCGACGGCCATGGCCTCCCGGCGCAGTCCGGTGGCCACCGCATCGGCGAGCAGTTGCTCGTCCTCGACGACGAGTACGCGCACGTCGCTTGTCCTTCCTCTGTCCACCCGCGTAGCGCGCCTCGGCGCATGCGGGCAGGGTCTTCGTGGCTGTGTGACCTCCATCCTGCCCTTTTCGGCCATAAGTCGGCTGTAAGGCGGCCGGGCGCGAGATGAAGGTCGGGTGTGAGGCCCGGGAATGCGGGATTTTCTCGGTGGGTTGAGGTTTCCACGGAAGGGAGCGGGGGGAGGACGGCTTTACACCCCGCGATCACGCTCTGCACGTGGCAAGCCACCTTGTGGTACGTCCAACCGCTTCCGCAGAGCGGGCGTGGGTGTCCGGCACCGTCGCCGCCCAGCCAGGGCAGCGCTGGGCACCCCAATACCGCAGACGTGATCGCCCCTTCCGGACGGCACACCCCCGTGCCAAACGACCCACGACCCAGGACGAGGGGGCGCAGCATGGACGCATTCACCGCAGGACTTCTGCAGCGCATAAGGGCGACCGAGACCGACCTGACGCGGGCTCGTGACGAGGGCGACGACTTCCTCGTCGAGGTGGAACAGGCCGAGCTCGACGACCTGCGCCGCCTCGCCGCCGACCACGGTGTGGAGGTCGGCGCGACGAGCGTCTGATCAGTGCGGCCAGCAGGACGACAGAACCCCGGCGAATCCAGCGCCGGGGTTCTGTCGTTTTCCGCCCCTGAAACCCACGGCGTTCAGCTCAACCCCGGGCGAGGGCCCACCAAGTCCAACTGTCCCCACGCGGACGGCCGAGAGGGAGCCGTAGGGGCGCGCCGGTGTCGAGAGGCTGGGGGTCCCCCCTCTGGGGGAGCGCGGAGACGCGCAGCGCCGAGCACGGTGGGTCTCTCGACACCGGCTCCCAGCGCCCCGAAGGCGACCGAACCAAAAGAGGTGCGCGCGTGGGTGCCTGCTCAACACGGGCCCACCTACGCAGCAGCTTCCCAGCACCGGCCCAGGCACCCCAGACCACTCACGTCAGTCGTGCCACGCCCCGAAGTCCTCCAACAGGCGCTGGAGGGGCTCGAAGACGCCTGGGGTGCCCGCGATCGCCAGATCGCGTGCGGGGCGTTCTCCCGGGCGTCCACCGGTCAGGGCGCCCGCCTCACGGGCGATCAGGTCCCCGGCCGCGAGGTCCCACGGGTTCAACCCCCGCTCGTAGTAACCGTCCAGGCGCCCCGCGGCCACGTCGCACAGGTCGACCGCCGCCGAACCGCCCCGCCGGATGTCACGCAGCAACGGGATCAACTTCTGCGCCACGTCGGCCTGGTGGCTGCGGACCTCGGTGACGTAGTTGAAGCCGGTCGAGACCAACGCCTGCTCCAGGGGTGCCGCGGGACGGCAGGCGAGCCTGCGTTCGCCCTCCCACGCGCCCGTGGCCCACGCCCCGCCGCCGAGCACCGCGTGGAACGTCTCGCCGCGCATCGGGACCGCGACGACCCCGGCGACGGTCTCGCCGTGCAGCTCGGCGGCGATGGAGACGGACCAAGTGGGCAGTCCGTACAGGTAGTTGACCGTGCCGTCGAGCGGGTCGATGACCCAGCGGACGCCGCTGGTGCCCGTGACGGAGGCGCCCTCCTCGCCCAGGAAGCCGTCGTCGGGGCGCTGTTCGGAGATCAGGTCGGTGATCAGCTTCTCGGCCGCGATGTCCATCTCGGTGACGACGTCGATCGGGCTGGACTTGGTGGCGGCGACCGCGAGGTCGGCCGGGCGTCCGTCCCGCAGCAGGGCGCCGGCCTTGTAGGCGGCTTCCTGGGCGAGTGCGAGCAGTTCCTGGTGCAGGGGGTCGGTCACGGCGCTCCTCAGGCGTAGGGGCTGTCGGCGCCCGCGGCGGCGGGGCGGGGGGCGCGGGCCGGGCAGCAGCCCACCGGGCAGAGGTTGTGGCCGGCGCCGAGCGCGCCCAGGGCGCAGGGCGTGACCTGGTGCCCGCTCTCGACGGCGGCGCGCTCCAGGACCAGCTCGCGGATCGCGGCGGCGAAGCGCGGGTCGGCGCCCACGGTGGCCGACCGGCGTACGGGCAGGCCCAGTTCGGCGGCCTTGGCCATGGCCTCTGTGTCGAGGTCGTAGAGGACCTCCATGTGGTCGGAGACGAAGCCGATGGGTGCCATGACGACCGCGGGGACGCCGGCCGCGTGGCGCTCCTCCAGGTGGTCGCAGATGTCGGGCTCCAGCCACGGGATCTGCGGGGCTCCGGAGCGGGACTGGTAGACGAGCTGCCAGGGGTGGTCGACGCCGGTACGCTCGCGGACGGCGTCGGCGATCAGCCGGGCGACGTCCAGGTGCTCCTCGACGTACGCCCCGCCGTCCCCGTGGTCCTCGACCGGGCCGGAGCTGTCCGCCGCGGCGGTCGGGATGGAGTGGGTCGAGAAGGCGAGGTGCGCGCCGTCCCGGACGTCCTCGGGGAGGTCGACGAGGGAATCGAGCACCCCGTCGATCATCGGTTCCAGGAAGCCGGGGTGGTTGAAGTAGTGGCGCAGCTTGTCGACCTTCGGGAGGTCGAGCCCCTCGGCCTCCAAGGCGGCCAGGGAGTCCGCGAGGTTCTCGCGGTACTGGCGGCAGCCCGAGTACGAGGCGTACGCGCTGGTGGCGAGGACCAGGATGCGGCGGCGGCCGTCGGCGACCATCTCGCGCAGGGTGTCCGTGAGGTACGGGGCCCAGTTGCGGTTGCCCCAGTAGACCGGCAGGTCCAGGCCGTGGTCCGCGAAGTCCTTGCGGAGGGCGTCCAGGAGGGCGCGGTTCTGGTCGTTGATCGGGCTGACCCCGCCGAACAGGAAGTAGTGCTGCCCCACTTCCTTGAGGCGTTCCTTGGGGATGCCGCGCCCACGCGTCACGTTCTCCAGGAACGGAACCACGTCGTCCGGGCCTTCGGGGCCGCCGAACGAGAGCAGGAGGAGGGCGTCGTAGGGGGTGGCATCGAGCACGTCTGGCATGCCTCCGATCCTGCCACCCGCCACTGACAGCCGGGAAACGGCGGGGTGCCGGACGGGGGTCGGGACGGAGATCCTCTTGCGGATCGGGGCAGAGATCCAGGCGCCTCACTGGCGGGTGCATCGGGGCCGACCTGCTCGTAAGCTGTATCAGCCGCATTCGCACCTTACCGAGCCGTCACTGCCCCTCACCGGGCCGTGACTGCTCCCCCCGAGCCGCCCCCGCTTCTTCCCGACCGGAGACCCCCGTGCCCAGCCCCTATCGCGCCCTCTTCGCCGCACCCGGCTCCAAGGGCTTCTCCGCCGCGGGGTTCCTCGGCCGTATGCCCCTGTCGATGATGGGCATCGGCGTGGTCACGATGATCTCCCAGATCAACGGGCGCTACGGGCTCGCGGGCGCCCTGTCGGCCGCCATCGCGCTGGCCGCCGCCGCGATCGGGCCGCGGATCTCGCGCTGGGTCGACCAGTACGGGCAGCGGCGGGTGCTGCGGCCGGCGACGCTCGTCGCGCTGACCGCGGCGGCCGGGCTGCTGCTGGCCGCCCGCTTCGAGTGGCCGGACTGGGTGCTGTTCGTGTGCGCCGCCGGCATCGGATCGGTGCCGAGCCTGGGGGCGATGGTCCGCGCGCGCTGGGCGGCCGTGTACCGGGGCACCCCGCAACTGCACACCGCGTACTCCCTGGAGTCCGTGGTCGACGAGGTGTGCTTCATCTTCGGGCCGATCATCTCCATCGGACTGTCCACGGCGTGGTTCCCGGAGGCCGGTCCGCTGCTCGCCGCCTGCTTCCTTGCGGTCGGCGTCTTCTGGCTGACCGCGCAGCGTGCCACCGAGCCCGCGCCGCATCCACGCGCGCGTGGGGACAAGGGCGGTGGTTCGGCGCTGCGAACGGCCGGTCTCCAGGTGCTGGTGGCCACGTTCGTGGCGACCGGGGCGATCTTCGGGGCGGTCGACGTGGTCACCGTGGCGTTCGCCGACGAGCAAGGTCACAAGGGCGGCGCCAGTGTGGTGCTCGCCCTGTACGCGGCGGGCTCCTGCGCGGCGGGAGTCGTGTTCGGGCTGATGCGCTTCCGGGGAGCCCCGGAACGTCGGTGGCTGCTGGGCATATGCGCGATGGCCGTGAGTATGATCCCCCTCCTACTGGTCGGAAACTTGCCGCTTCTGGCCGTGGCGCTGTTCCTTGCGGGCCTGTCCATCGCACCCACGATGATCACGACGATGTCCCTCATAGAAGAGCACGTACCTCGCGCGAAGCTCACCGAGGGCATGACCTGGGTGAGCACCGGCCTGGCGGTCGGGGTCGCGCTCGGCTCCTCCGTCGCCGGCTGGGTGATCGACGCGGCCGGCGCGCGTGCGGGGTACGGGGTTCCGGTCGTCGCCGGTGCCGTCGCGGTCGCGGTGGGTTTCCTCGGGTACCGCCGGCTCAGCAGACCGGCACCGGGTCGGGGAGGCACCGTTGAGCACCACAGCGAGCGCGAAGAACGGCACGTGGCGTAACTGGGGCGGCACGGTCGCGTCCCGGCCCGCGCGGGAGGTCACGCCCGCCTCCGTGGAGGAACTGGCCGCGGCCGTACGGAGGGCCGGTGAGGACGGTCTGACGGTGAAGGCCGTCGGCAGCGGGCACTCCTTCACGTCGATCGCCGCCACGGACGGTGTGTTGATCCGCCCTCAACTGTTGACCGGCATCCGCAACATTGATCGCGATGCCTTGACGGTCACGGTCGAGGCGGGCACCCCGCTCAAGAGACTCAACATGGCCCTCGCGCGCGAGGGTCTGTCGCTCACGAACATGGGCGACATCATGGAGCAGACGGTCTCGGGCGCGACCAGCACCGGCACCCACGGCAGTGGCCGCGACTCGGCCTCGATCGCGGCCCAGATCAGGGGACTTGAACTGGTCCTGGCGGACGGTTCGGTGCTGACCTGCTCCGAGAAGGAGAATCCGGACGTCTTCGCGGCGGCCCGCATAGGCCTCGGCGCCCTGGGCGTCATCACCGCGATCACCTTCGCCGTGGAGCCCGTCTTCCTGCTCACGGCCCGCGAGGAGCCGATGCCCTTCGACGAGGTCACCAGCCGCTTCGACGAACTCTGGACCGAGAACGAGCACTTCGAGTTCTACTGGTTCCCGCACACGGCGTCCACCAACACCAAGCGCAACAACCGCAGCATGGGCCCGGAGCAGCCCGTGAAGCCGCTGGCGGGCTGGTTCGACGACGAGTTCGTGGCCAACGGCCTCTGGCAGGTGGCCAACATGGTCGGCCGCGCGGTGCCCGCGACCGTTCCGACCATCGCTCAGATCTCCACCCGGGCCTGGTCCGCACGGACGTACACGGACATCCCCTACAAGGTCTTCACCTCGCCCCGCCGGGTGCGGTTCGTGGAGATGGAGTACGCCGTTCCGCGCGCGGCCCTGGTGGACACGCTGCGGGAACTCAAGGCGATGATCGACCACTCGGACTTCAGGATCAGCTATCCGGTGGAGGTCCGCACCGCCCCTGCGGACGACATCGCCCTGTCCACCGCCTCCGGCCGGGACAGCGCCTACATCGCCGTGCACATGTTCCGGGGCACGCCCTACCAGGCGTACTTCACCGAGGCCGAGCGCATCTTCACCGCGCACGAGGGCCGGCCGCACTGGGGCAAGGTGAACACCCGGGACGCCGAGTACTTCGCCGGGGTGTACCCGCGCTTCGGCGAGTTCACGGCGCTTCGGGACCG from Streptomyces sp. NBC_01288 carries:
- a CDS encoding sensor histidine kinase; this encodes MATTPAPPQAPPKPTWDPRRPEPPFPWLRPTIRIRLTLLYGGMFLIAGILLLSIIYLLAAHALNVGSDLPFKILEGSVSSKTCNFPSQPSATEMNSAMNECVNEQRQHALDDLLSRSLLALLGLAIIAFAFGYAMAGRVLSPLGRITRTARAVAGSDLSRRIELDGPDDELKELADTFDEMLDRLQRAFTAQQRFVGNASHELRTPLAINRTLLEVHLSDPGAPIELQQLGKTLLATNERSEQLVEGLLLLARSDNQIVERKPVDLAEVAEQAVDQVHAEAVAKGVVIRGERKPSVVQGNGVLLERIALNLVQNAVRYNVPEDGWVEVTTEVQHGQAVLIVSNTGPVVPAYEVDNLFEPFRRLRTERTGSDKGVGLGLSIARSVARAHGGHISAQPREGGGLVMRVTLPI
- a CDS encoding DUF3710 domain-containing protein, whose translation is MFGRRKKGTAAEDAASEAEQVVDNVDTEADGSVERVKLEPEPRPDGPWDDSEIGDPAEGRVDLGGLFVPGVDGMELRVEVAGDAIVAATVVLKDSAVQLQAFAAPKREGIWGEVREEIASGITQQGGIVDEVEGPLGWELRAQVPVQLPDGTGGFQVVRFVGVDGSRWFLRGVISGQGAVQPQAAGLLEQIFRDTVVVRGEGPMAPRDPIVLKLPNDAQMVPEGVQQEEAGSRFSGGMGQLQRGPEITEVR
- a CDS encoding alginate lyase family protein, whose product is MRRAALLSVVTALVLGFFAQPGTAAQAAPATFVHPGVDVSRSQLDFARTEVLAGAQPWKGAYDQMMASSYASLSRTPKPRAVVECGSYSNPNYGCTDEREDAIAAYTDALAWYITKDARYAQKAIEIMDAWSATITSHTNSNAPLQTGWAGSSWPKAAEIIKYTYTGTWTNSARFSTMLRNVYLPEIINGSNSNGNWELTMMDAAVGISVFLEDKTSYDKAMALFRTRTAAYIYLASDGSVPKTVPSQNLNTTAKIVSYWQGQSTFVTGLTQETCRDFTHTGYGLSSISHVAETSRIQGTDLYGTDVGERLRQALGFQAKYQLGTAVPSWLCGGSLTLGLGPVTEVGYNALHNRLGIAMTNTQTLTLNNRPAGSNNLFVAWETLTHGDNPN
- a CDS encoding DUF3093 domain-containing protein — protein: MQLSASPYDERLTAPRSWWFISFLVGVSFALILLPFGTLPLLGGLVGGTAVASVMASSYGSLRIRIVGDQLIAGEAKIPVTALGEAEILDPEEARAWRTYKADTRAFLLLRSYIPRALRVEVTDPDDPTPYLYLSTREPERLAEALKTARAAAV
- a CDS encoding DUF4193 domain-containing protein, yielding MATDYDTPRKTDDDVDSDSLEELKARRNDKSTSAVDVDEFEAAEGLELPGADLSNEELAVRVLPKQQDEFTCMSCFLVHHRSQLAREKNGQPICRDCD
- a CDS encoding PaaI family thioesterase translates to MSGTSPALKPPSDAVKPVRHPDAPAPGELLGAHYEQCFGCGGDQPHGLHLEARAGEGVTITAEFTVRAAHQGAPGLAHGGVLASALDETLGSLNWLLRTIAVTGRLETDFVRPVPVDTVLYLEAEVTAVAGRKIYSTATGRIGGPDGPVAVRADALFVEVKVDHFIDNGRPQEIRAAMDDPDQVRRTRAFEVNP
- the dut gene encoding dUTP diphosphatase: MSRDPLDVSIRRVDPDVPLPSYEHPGDAGADLRTTESRELKPGERAVLPTGVSIALPEGYAAFVHPRSGLAARCGVALVNAPGTVDAGYRGEIKVIVVNLDPYESVRFERFDRIAQLVVQQVERVRFQEVAELPESARAEGGFGSTGGHAAVGGTTGGNRYASVVSDREGQ